Proteins from a genomic interval of Roseinatronobacter monicus:
- a CDS encoding recombinase family protein has translation MPLIGYARVSTEDQTPLPQSQALKSAGCVEIHEEQASGGDRARPVLARVLERVGKGDTLVVVRIDRLARSLSHLLEVIERLEAKGAFFRSIQDPIDTASPQGKFTLQVLGAAAEFERALIRERTKAGLASARTKGRVGGNPGLRARDPAALRKVRLARQDGYMERLNETAQDWVPHVRRLRPDLAWEDMVRIINGPLPEARRWTQSRLLRAVNAYVRDGFLPATVLDRAGPRARDDRLPAIVAGIKGADPDITLQAICTRLEAMRERTPRGRTSWQPSSVKMLLERAKRLGML, from the coding sequence ATGCCCCTGATAGGCTACGCGCGTGTATCTACTGAGGATCAGACCCCCCTGCCCCAGTCGCAGGCCCTGAAATCAGCGGGCTGTGTCGAAATCCATGAGGAACAGGCTTCTGGCGGTGATCGTGCGCGGCCGGTGCTGGCGCGGGTGCTGGAGCGCGTTGGCAAGGGCGACACGCTGGTAGTTGTGCGTATCGACCGGTTGGCGCGGTCACTGTCGCATTTGCTGGAGGTGATTGAGCGGCTGGAGGCCAAGGGTGCTTTCTTCCGCTCGATCCAGGACCCGATCGACACCGCATCCCCGCAGGGCAAGTTTACGCTGCAGGTTCTGGGTGCAGCCGCCGAATTCGAGCGCGCCCTGATCCGCGAACGCACCAAAGCTGGGCTTGCCAGCGCGCGCACCAAGGGGCGGGTCGGCGGAAACCCTGGCCTGCGCGCGCGGGATCCGGCTGCGCTACGCAAGGTGCGGCTTGCACGACAGGACGGCTACATGGAACGCCTGAATGAAACCGCGCAGGACTGGGTGCCGCATGTGCGCCGCTTGCGCCCCGACCTGGCTTGGGAAGATATGGTGCGTATCATCAACGGCCCCCTGCCCGAGGCCCGGCGCTGGACGCAAAGCCGTCTGCTGCGCGCTGTGAACGCCTATGTCCGCGATGGGTTCCTCCCCGCGACCGTGCTTGATCGCGCGGGCCCACGTGCGCGAGATGATCGCCTGCCGGCCATCGTGGCGGGCATCAAGGGCGCTGATCCAGACATCACGCTGCAAGCCATCTGCACCCGGCTGGAAGCGATGCGCGAGCGCACACCACGTGGGCGGACAAGCTGGCAACCATCATCAGTGAAGATGTTGCTGGAGCGGGCGAAGCGGCTTGGGATGCTATGA
- a CDS encoding ribbon-helix-helix domain-containing protein — MTVKSSISLTDPQARFARTLVESGQYSSVSSVLQQGLELLRQKNEAEELELAALRQLVDRRMSGSIISAGEMDAVARQPPCPVPTTTLAGYSGRRGCVFYCL; from the coding sequence ATGACCGTAAAATCTTCGATTTCCCTGACAGACCCGCAAGCACGCTTTGCCCGAACCCTCGTAGAGTCGGGGCAGTATTCCAGCGTCAGTTCCGTGCTACAGCAGGGTCTGGAACTGCTTCGGCAAAAGAATGAGGCTGAAGAGTTAGAGCTGGCTGCGTTGCGGCAACTCGTGGACCGACGCATGTCCGGGTCGATAATCTCTGCCGGTGAAATGGATGCTGTAGCGCGTCAACCACCTTGTCCGGTGCCGACAACCACCTTGGCCGGTTATAGCGGCCGCCGGGGTTGTGTTTTTTACTGTCTTTAG
- the istB gene encoding IS21-like element helper ATPase IstB → MLSALRLPSFHKLWQEIATRADTEGWPAARFLAVLAEYELAERDMRRMRRHLNESQLPAGKTLATFDFKALPTLPRARVEALAAGDWLDGGANLIAIGNSGTGKTHILCAIGHALIEAGHRVFYTRTSDLVQRLQAARRDLVLEAALAKLDKFDLIILDDITYAHKDQAETGVLFELIARRYEYRSIAIAANQPFSGWDQIFPDKAMTVAAIDRLVHHASILEMNAQSFRQRSAAANMKMQNEASATTKNDNQEEGKNLT, encoded by the coding sequence ATGCTGAGCGCCCTGCGCTTACCCAGCTTCCACAAGCTATGGCAGGAAATCGCCACACGAGCCGATACCGAAGGCTGGCCGGCTGCGCGCTTCCTGGCCGTGCTGGCCGAATACGAACTCGCCGAGCGGGACATGCGCCGCATGCGCCGTCATCTGAATGAATCCCAGCTCCCAGCTGGAAAGACTTTGGCAACCTTCGATTTCAAAGCTCTGCCTACCTTACCACGCGCCCGGGTCGAAGCTCTGGCTGCGGGAGATTGGTTGGACGGCGGCGCAAACCTGATCGCCATTGGCAACTCCGGCACGGGCAAGACCCACATTCTCTGTGCCATTGGCCATGCCCTGATCGAAGCAGGCCATAGGGTCTTCTATACCCGGACCAGCGATCTTGTCCAAAGACTGCAAGCCGCACGTCGGGATCTGGTGCTCGAAGCAGCTTTGGCCAAGCTCGACAAATTTGACCTGATCATCCTTGATGACATTACCTATGCCCACAAGGATCAGGCCGAAACCGGGGTGCTCTTCGAACTGATTGCCCGGCGATACGAATATCGCAGCATCGCCATCGCGGCCAATCAGCCGTTCAGTGGATGGGATCAAATCTTTCCCGACAAAGCCATGACCGTCGCGGCCATCGACCGACTTGTCCACCATGCTAGCATTCTTGAGATGAATGCGCAAAGCTTTCGCCAAAGAAGCGCTGCGGCCAACATGAAAATGCAAAACGAAGCCTCAGCGACAACCAAAAACGACAACCAAGAAGAAGGAAAAAACCTGACCTAA
- the istA gene encoding IS21 family transposase → MAYQSITDQQLRLYMTDLKNHSQCTSAARAGFSERTARRFDADPTPPSQRKIVHGRTVSDPLEGYWENDILPVLENDNALQAVTLLRHLQGLHPLAFPDDRIRRTLERRVRQWRALKGPERDIIFRQTPEPGYMAQSDFTHAAELEVTIAGAPFPHLLYHFAMVYSRWEHVGVVLGGESFTALAENLQQALWALGGVPQNHRTDSLSAAFRNLTRDECEDITKRYEAFVGHYGMDASRNNRGEAHENGAVESQNRHLKKAIAQALILRGSRDFASVAEYRRFIDMLVARRNRQRMEAVEVEQLHLKPLPPRRTTDYTEVIVPVTRMGGFRVKSIFYSAPSQLIGQRLRIHLYDDRLDAFLGSTLVATHPRGRGRNDGHRVHVINYHHVIHALKRKPQALWSSIYRDSLFPRTEYAQAWEVLQHSLPRRDACRRMVALLFIAHDQACEAELARLLADDLGSGLIPDPKTLATQLTPKHAVLPKDVVVSHPSLDSFDALLEVRA, encoded by the coding sequence TTGGCCTATCAATCCATCACCGACCAGCAATTGAGATTATACATGACCGACCTCAAAAATCACAGCCAATGCACATCAGCCGCCCGTGCCGGGTTCAGCGAAAGAACCGCTCGGCGATTTGATGCAGATCCAACGCCCCCTTCACAGCGCAAGATTGTTCACGGGCGTACAGTATCCGATCCTCTTGAAGGGTATTGGGAGAATGACATCCTTCCTGTTCTGGAGAACGACAATGCCCTGCAGGCCGTGACGTTGTTGCGTCACCTCCAGGGTCTACATCCTTTGGCTTTTCCAGATGATCGCATCCGCCGAACCCTGGAGCGAAGGGTCCGGCAGTGGCGCGCGCTTAAAGGCCCGGAGCGCGACATCATTTTTCGCCAGACACCAGAGCCAGGCTATATGGCACAGTCCGACTTCACCCATGCAGCCGAGCTGGAAGTGACCATTGCAGGCGCACCATTCCCGCACCTGCTTTATCATTTCGCAATGGTCTATAGCCGCTGGGAACATGTTGGTGTTGTCTTGGGCGGGGAGAGCTTTACGGCCTTGGCCGAGAACCTCCAGCAGGCGTTGTGGGCCTTGGGGGGTGTTCCACAAAACCATCGTACGGATAGTCTTTCAGCCGCATTTCGAAATCTGACGCGTGACGAGTGTGAGGATATTACCAAGCGCTATGAAGCGTTCGTCGGTCATTATGGTATGGATGCCAGTCGCAACAACCGTGGTGAAGCCCATGAGAATGGCGCCGTGGAATCGCAGAACCGTCACTTGAAGAAGGCCATCGCACAGGCACTGATCCTGCGCGGCAGCCGTGATTTTGCATCTGTGGCCGAGTATCGTCGTTTCATTGATATGCTGGTGGCGCGGCGCAATCGACAGCGTATGGAAGCGGTTGAGGTAGAACAGCTGCATCTTAAACCTTTGCCGCCGCGGCGCACCACAGACTATACGGAAGTTATCGTGCCGGTCACAAGAATGGGCGGCTTCAGGGTCAAAAGCATCTTTTACAGCGCGCCGTCACAGCTCATCGGGCAGCGTTTGCGCATCCATCTATATGATGACCGCCTCGACGCATTCTTGGGCAGCACCCTTGTCGCAACGCATCCCCGTGGCCGAGGCCGTAACGATGGCCATCGTGTCCATGTCATCAATTACCACCACGTTATCCATGCCTTGAAGCGCAAACCACAGGCTCTTTGGAGCTCGATCTACCGCGATAGCCTCTTCCCCCGCACCGAATACGCGCAGGCCTGGGAAGTGCTACAGCACAGCCTGCCGCGACGCGACGCCTGCCGCCGCATGGTCGCTCTGCTCTTTATTGCCCACGATCAAGCCTGCGAAGCGGAATTGGCACGTCTTCTTGCTGACGATCTCGGCTCTGGTTTGATACCGGACCCAAAGACGCTCGCGACACAGCTCACCCCTAAACACGCGGTGCTGCCAAAGGATGTTGTGGTTTCTCATCCGTCGCTGGACAGCTTCGATGCGCTGCTGGAGGTACGCGCATGA
- a CDS encoding type II toxin-antitoxin system RelE/ParE family toxin yields the protein MWELEFSAEAEWDFELIFDHLARSYVDLGEGPDEALKRAAARVRGIRSSIDTLAKSPFIGTLRPDIRANLRFVRLEKTAIWFLPDQDRACVVVIAVFFGAQDHIRHMLARLLSGPTE from the coding sequence ATGTGGGAGCTTGAATTTTCGGCGGAAGCGGAATGGGACTTCGAGCTGATTTTCGATCATCTCGCGCGGTCATATGTCGACTTGGGCGAAGGTCCGGATGAGGCGCTCAAACGGGCAGCTGCGCGGGTCCGAGGTATCCGGTCTTCAATAGATACGCTGGCGAAGTCGCCCTTCATCGGAACGCTACGTCCTGACATCAGGGCAAATCTTCGTTTCGTTCGACTTGAGAAGACGGCGATCTGGTTTCTGCCAGACCAAGATCGGGCCTGTGTTGTCGTGATCGCGGTTTTCTTCGGGGCGCAGGATCATATTCGCCACATGCTGGCGCGCTTGCTTTCGGGTCCGACAGAGTAG
- a CDS encoding Fic family protein translates to MDIWQTPSWPNFRHDAAATEGPLADFSARLGSIKGLQMALSAEERRETFMRAVTNEAVASFAIEGAILRAEDIEASVVASLAHRGAEPQRRTDAIATLMLEAREGQGALSEDRLFHWHQLLFHGVDLEDKGRWRSFPIVIVRGANLGKEEVLYSAPPHDRVPAMMQEFLTNLQTDRRPVPVRAALAHLWFESIHPFSDGNGRIGRALIEYIFAQDAALPFSLSRQIESDKQGYYRALQAGRMVSGDHIDATPFVLWFLERLTAGIVEAEAEARFLVMRNAYFMRFSNLSQRGEKVLRRLFAEGPRRVSEGISAGPYSKIAGVSLATATRDLAELEAVGAVFKGAEGGRSTRYLLSVS, encoded by the coding sequence ATGGATATCTGGCAAACACCATCCTGGCCCAACTTTCGACATGATGCAGCGGCGACCGAAGGCCCGCTGGCAGATTTCTCCGCACGTCTCGGGTCCATCAAAGGGTTGCAGATGGCTTTGAGCGCGGAAGAGCGGCGCGAAACCTTTATGCGGGCCGTAACCAACGAAGCTGTAGCCAGTTTCGCAATCGAGGGGGCGATCCTTCGTGCAGAGGATATCGAAGCATCCGTCGTAGCGTCACTGGCCCATCGGGGCGCGGAGCCCCAACGACGTACAGACGCCATTGCAACTTTGATGCTGGAAGCCAGAGAAGGGCAGGGGGCTTTATCCGAGGATCGCTTGTTCCACTGGCACCAACTTTTGTTTCACGGTGTCGATCTGGAAGATAAAGGACGGTGGCGGAGCTTCCCGATCGTGATCGTGCGTGGTGCGAATCTCGGCAAGGAAGAGGTTCTTTACTCAGCACCACCGCATGACCGCGTGCCTGCTATGATGCAAGAATTTTTGACCAACCTGCAAACTGACCGTCGTCCAGTGCCTGTCCGTGCGGCCCTCGCTCACCTTTGGTTTGAGTCGATTCACCCTTTCAGCGACGGGAATGGGCGGATTGGCCGGGCCCTTATTGAATATATCTTTGCGCAAGACGCTGCCTTGCCGTTTTCTCTGTCGCGCCAGATTGAGTCTGATAAACAAGGTTACTACCGGGCGCTTCAGGCTGGGCGAATGGTGTCTGGGGATCATATTGACGCAACTCCATTCGTCTTGTGGTTCCTCGAGCGCCTGACGGCCGGGATCGTTGAGGCAGAGGCAGAGGCCAGGTTCTTGGTTATGCGCAACGCATATTTCATGCGCTTTTCCAACCTTTCACAGCGGGGTGAGAAGGTGTTGCGCCGCCTCTTCGCTGAAGGACCTCGGCGTGTATCCGAGGGTATCAGCGCGGGTCCATATTCGAAGATAGCAGGCGTCTCTCTTGCCACTGCAACACGCGACCTGGCTGAACTGGAAGCAGTCGGAGCAGTTTTCAAAGGGGCCGAAGGCGGCAGATCAACGCGGTATCTTCTGAGTGTTTCTTGA